In Primulina huaijiensis isolate GDHJ02 chromosome 4, ASM1229523v2, whole genome shotgun sequence, a genomic segment contains:
- the LOC140975655 gene encoding 26S proteasome non-ATPase regulatory subunit 6 homolog isoform X1, translated as MEAEEGTQQPQLVLAHKLFLLTQNDVDDIEKVRLRDEVFNFIIANDMAPLYETLVANKIFDLDPKELDSMRAKIEEELKKLDEKIADAEENLGESEVREAHLAKSLFYIRIGDKEKALEQLKLTESKTVAVGQKMDLVFYTLQIGFFHKDFDLISKSIDKAKNLFEEGGDWERKNRLKVFEGLYCMSTRNFKKAADLFLDSISTFTTYELFPYDTFVFYTVLTSIISLDRVSLKQKVVDAPEILTVIGKIPYLSGFLNSLYDCQYKSFFTAFGKCLYGQKLLDRYLHPHFRYYMREIRTVIYSQFLESYKSVTIEAMAKAFGVTVDFIDLELSRFIAAGKLHCKIDKVAGILETNRPDAKNALYQATIKQGDFLLNRIQKLSRVIDL; from the exons ATGGAAGCTGAAGAGGGAACGCAGCAGCCGCAGCTTGTGCTTGCCCACAAGCTATTCCTGCTCACGCAAAACGACGTCGATGACATCGAGAAAGTCCGCCTCCGAGATGAGGTCTTCAACTTCATCATTGCCaatg ATATGGCTCCGTTGTATGAAACCCTAGTTGCCAACAAGATTTTTGATTTGGATCCGAAGGAGCTCGACTCGATGCGTGCCAAGATCGAGGAAGAGCTGAAGAAGCTCGATGAGAA GATTGCTGACGCAGAAGAAAACTTGGGTGAGAGTGAAGTGAGGGAAGCTCACTTGGCCAAGTCCTTATTTTATATTCGCATTGGTGACAAG GAGAAGGCACTGGAACAACTGAAGTTAACTGAGAGCAAGACTGTTGCAGTTGGGCAAAAGATGGACTTGGTATTCTACACGCTACAGATTGGTTTCTTCCACAAGGATTTTGATCTAATCTCAAAAAGTATTGATAAAGCAAAGAA CTTGTTCGAAGAAGGAGGTGACTGGGAGAGGAAGAATCGTTTGAAGGTGTTTGAAGGCTTATATTGCATGTCTACTCGCAACTTCAAGAAAGCAGCTGATCTTTTCCTTGATTCTATCTCAACCTTCACAACTTATGAGCTATTTCCCTATGACACCTTTGTATTTTACACGGTCCTTACTAGCATCATTTCCTTGGACAGAGTTTCCTTGAAACAAAAG GTAGTAGACGCCCCTGAGATCTTGACTGTTATTGGCAAAATTCCATATTTATCCGGCTTCTTGAATTCTCTCTATGATTGCCAATACAAATCATTTTTTACGGCTTTTGGTAAGTGTCTGTATGGACAAAAGTTG TTGGATCGCTATTTGCACCCTCACTTCCGGTATTACATGAGGGAGATTAGAACAGTTATTTATTCTCAGTTTTTGGAATCCTACAAGAGTGTGACTATCGAAGCTATGGCTAAGGCATTTGGAGTGACGGTGGACTTCATTGATCT GGAGCTATCGCGATTTATTGCAGCTGGGAAGCTACACTGCAAGATAGACAAAGTTGCCGGGATATTGGAAACCAATCGTCCTGATGCTAAAAATGCCCTATACCAAGCAACCATCAAGCAAGGAGATTTCTTGTTGAACCGTATTCAAAAGCTATCTCGAGTTATTGATCTTTAA
- the LOC140975655 gene encoding 26S proteasome non-ATPase regulatory subunit 6 homolog isoform X2, with translation MEAEEGTQQPQLVLAHKLFLLTQNDVDDIEKVRLRDEVFNFIIANDMAPLYETLVANKIFDLDPKELDSMRAKIEEELKKLDEKIADAEENLGESEVREAHLAKSLFYIRIGDKEKALEQLKLTESKTVAVGQKMDLVFYTLQIGFFHKDFDLISKSIDKAKNLFEEGGDWERKNRLKVFEGLYCMSTRNFKKAADLFLDSISTFTTYELFPYDTFVFYTVLTSIISLDRVSLKQKVVDAPEILTVIGKIPYLSGFLNSLYDCQYKSFFTAFAGLTEHIKLDRYLHPHFRYYMREIRTVIYSQFLESYKSVTIEAMAKAFGVTVDFIDLELSRFIAAGKLHCKIDKVAGILETNRPDAKNALYQATIKQGDFLLNRIQKLSRVIDL, from the exons ATGGAAGCTGAAGAGGGAACGCAGCAGCCGCAGCTTGTGCTTGCCCACAAGCTATTCCTGCTCACGCAAAACGACGTCGATGACATCGAGAAAGTCCGCCTCCGAGATGAGGTCTTCAACTTCATCATTGCCaatg ATATGGCTCCGTTGTATGAAACCCTAGTTGCCAACAAGATTTTTGATTTGGATCCGAAGGAGCTCGACTCGATGCGTGCCAAGATCGAGGAAGAGCTGAAGAAGCTCGATGAGAA GATTGCTGACGCAGAAGAAAACTTGGGTGAGAGTGAAGTGAGGGAAGCTCACTTGGCCAAGTCCTTATTTTATATTCGCATTGGTGACAAG GAGAAGGCACTGGAACAACTGAAGTTAACTGAGAGCAAGACTGTTGCAGTTGGGCAAAAGATGGACTTGGTATTCTACACGCTACAGATTGGTTTCTTCCACAAGGATTTTGATCTAATCTCAAAAAGTATTGATAAAGCAAAGAA CTTGTTCGAAGAAGGAGGTGACTGGGAGAGGAAGAATCGTTTGAAGGTGTTTGAAGGCTTATATTGCATGTCTACTCGCAACTTCAAGAAAGCAGCTGATCTTTTCCTTGATTCTATCTCAACCTTCACAACTTATGAGCTATTTCCCTATGACACCTTTGTATTTTACACGGTCCTTACTAGCATCATTTCCTTGGACAGAGTTTCCTTGAAACAAAAG GTAGTAGACGCCCCTGAGATCTTGACTGTTATTGGCAAAATTCCATATTTATCCGGCTTCTTGAATTCTCTCTATGATTGCCAATACAAATCATTTTTTACGGCTTTTG CTGGTTTGACTGAGCATATTAAGTTGGATCGCTATTTGCACCCTCACTTCCGGTATTACATGAGGGAGATTAGAACAGTTATTTATTCTCAGTTTTTGGAATCCTACAAGAGTGTGACTATCGAAGCTATGGCTAAGGCATTTGGAGTGACGGTGGACTTCATTGATCT GGAGCTATCGCGATTTATTGCAGCTGGGAAGCTACACTGCAAGATAGACAAAGTTGCCGGGATATTGGAAACCAATCGTCCTGATGCTAAAAATGCCCTATACCAAGCAACCATCAAGCAAGGAGATTTCTTGTTGAACCGTATTCAAAAGCTATCTCGAGTTATTGATCTTTAA
- the LOC140974796 gene encoding uncharacterized protein: MLGRVRASPISSLELLEMERSSSKISKHDFLSIYESTLLKLKQGSQCCQRATSEGSATTYTHSTIATHPPEEVMSNADCSSAESSPNPSGISRSAHSSNEKQSTNMSILCMFSNYKISKHAESSADTKYMDI; the protein is encoded by the exons ATGTTGGGCAGAGTGAGAGCATCACCGATAAGCTCTTTGGAACTACTGGAAATGGAAAGATCATCTTCCAAGATCTCCAAACACGATTTCCTCTCGATATATG AATCTACACTTCTGAAGCTTAAACAAGGCTCTCAGTGCTGCCAAAGAGCAACCTCGGAGGGCTCTGCAACGACGTATACCCATAGTACCATTGCAACTCATCCACCAGAGGAGGTAATGTCCAATGCTGATTGCTCATCAGCCGAGTCTTCTCCAAACCCGAGTGGTATTTCTCGATCTGCACACTCCTCGAATGAGAAGCAAAGCACAAATATGTCTATTCTTTGTATGTTCTCGAATTACAAGATCTCAAAGCATGCAGAAAGCTCGGCAGACACTAAGTATATGGATATATAG